In Rosa rugosa chromosome 4, drRosRugo1.1, whole genome shotgun sequence, the genomic stretch GAGTTTTGAGACGGTAGACAGGTGTCGGGCAACAGAGATGAAGCAGGGACAAAATCGTATTTTCATCCATGACCGGCTCGGCAATGAACCAACCGAAATGTAGACCAAGGGGGCCCAGTGACGTGGACAGATTACATCCTCAGGAATTGGTTACTTTGTGTTGACCGTGAACTGACCGTTAACTGTAAATGTTTTGCCGTCATGGTGAAACAAGCGGGGGCTAATGGTATTTTGGCATCTGGGATGAGGTTTACAGCTAGGTTGGGCATCCTCTTCATCAAAACCATGAAAACTTTGTCTGGTTTGGGCGTTTGGCAGCTCCTCCCCTGGGCTTCAGACGGGGTCAGAAGTGAATTACGAGTCAGACCAATATGCGAATCGAGCGACCTCCCCTTCCCCTTGCATGCAATGATGTGGTGAACCTCCTCTCGATCATTCTAATTCCAGAGAGCAATTTCGTCGATACACGGGTTCGCCCCCCCCCCATATTCTCTAAATTCCTTTCCTTTTGGATGATTGCATGTATTGATTCATCAATTAATTTATCTGGAATTTGTTAGTATTGATTTCGAATGTTGTATTCTTGGGATGGCGATTTCAGAGCTAATAAACTCAAAtcgaagtttttttttattcttctgtgGTTTAACATCAATAGGTAGCAGTAACTCAATATGTTGTCTTAGTCTTTATACTATCTCATTTGCTAGGATGGTCCGGAATCCCCAAAATCCCCAATAGCAAAGTCTCCATCCCAGAACTCTCTTCGTAATGCTAGTCTGTCTTGTTGCCAAAAGGAAAATGTTTGTTGTGTCCCAGGTTGGAAGGTCCCAGGTTTGTTGTGTCCCTGACCTTATTCTCTATATCTCTACTTTATCTCCCTATATTATATAGTATTGTGTCTCAGAGAGCAGAACAGAACACCAGAGAAAATGAGGAGCAGAGCGGATACTTGCTTAAAACCCAATTTGCAAAATATGCAGAAGAGATGCTGTTTGGCCTTTCTTCTCCGCTGTTGACATTTTTGCCATCTGCAGGTATATTCTCTCACTTCATTCTTTGGTCAATCTGAGAATGATTTTACCCTTTGGAGGGGTTTAAAAAACATGAAAATAGAAAAGATTTCATCtttcatcttttttatttttgttatgtttttgGAACTATGCTGCATGCAATTAGTATACATGTTTACAATTTAAGGATTTTGGTAAAGGTTACCGTTTTATATTAACAATTGTCAAGTGAACCACCATTGCAGGGTCCCTTGCAGAAGAAGATGTCAAAATGGCTTCATGTGctgatgaaatatatatatatttatctttACCCAGTGGAGCTGCAATCTAAAAAGGTTATCTTCAAATGGTAAGCATttgtttccttttattttgataAGGTGTATGCATGGTTGTTGTGGAGAAACTAATATGAATAAGAAGGGAAACTTAATATTAATTAGTAATTTGTGCTCAGAACCTTTTGAATCATTTACCATTTTCTTGGAAACAAACTCCGATATAAAGAGTTTTTCAGTTGGACTCAGTTTCCTTTTTGTTAGAACAAGAGAAAACTAGTTGCATTCCTTGTCATTATTGCTGGCATATAGTGTAGAGACCTGACACTTTTCATCTAATTTAAGGATGGAATTGTGAAAGCCAGAATGATATTCATCAGCTGCACCATTATCTCGTAAGTCAGCTTTGTGAGTTGAATAATGAAGTCTTTGAACATTGATCCTATGCTAATACTTACTGAACCGTGTTTTATATGTTATATAGCTGATGCATGCCTGCATATTGTTTCTCAGCGTGTTGACATTATCGAAATCTCATCATTTCCATTTCATTAACTCCTGATAAGATCACTATTTATTTAGTGCAATCCTCTCTAGTTCTTTATTGAAGGGTTGTAATGTAGCTAGTTTCGATTGGTTTAGATAGGTCCCCAAATTCAAAGATTATAAAATCACCGGACAATAGTACATGGACTGCAAAAGATGTTGCTGATCTGTTTTGGCTGACAAGTCTACATTGGTGTTGTTCCACCTTATTTCTAAAAGCATTTTGTTTTAAGGCTGATAACTAGACGTACATCTTTTCTTGACTACATAGAAATGGACATGAAATGGTACAAGTAACAGATGTGATTATCGTGTTGTGAAGACTTTTCCTTCCTTTTAAAGTTAAACTAGGACTAAAATTAATGTCAATAGTGATCTTCTGAACCTTGGCCAATGGCCATTATAGGGTATCCCTGACCTTATTCTCCGAAAGTCTAGTGTTCTGATTTCAGTGCCCTGTTAAAATTTCTTGCAGCGGGTTACCTAAACTCAGTATATGGCTGAGAGTTCAGTTCTTGATGCACAGTTAGCCTTACTTGTCATGCCCTCCATTAGCCTCTCTGTTTGCAGCATATTATTAATTGTTGTACTATGGCTTGATGACTCCAGCATTTTTTGAGGAAACATGTTAACATAGACCAATGCCCAATTTACTTATGAAGCAGCTATTGAATTTACTGTTACTTATGAATGATGAAATTTTTTGTGATGCAGAAACTGTAGATTCATTTCACCTTCTCCCTCCCACAGAAAACTATGTTCCTCTATTCAAGGATCCATGGAGATTTTGGTGACTGTATTTGATTTATTGTCCCACTAGTGCAAAACTTTAGAAATTTGTATACCTTTATTCTATTACCATTCAAATTTTGGCTCCCATTATTGGGGCTTCTGAGAAATCAAACATtgacttagagagagagagagagagagagagagatgaaatgCAAGAATTTGAGCTTCCTTTTAGTAGAAGTCATTGATGTATTGCAATTGGAACTTAGAATTGGTAATCTCCTTTCATTGATGATTTACTGAACTATGTACAAAGTAACGTTGTGAACTTACAAAGGGGCCTGATTCAATTTTGAGCAATTAGTGTCATATGTACAATTGACAGTTGAGGAAATTTAAAATCTACAAGTGAACACTTAATCTGGTTCACAACTAAAAGTATAATGGCTAGCAGATTAATCCCAAGTTGTAGCAGAATATTCAAAAATGAGGCATTTTGAACGTGCATGCGGCTAGTAAGCTAGTAGATTAATGTTCATTGCAtttgtgagcccccgaaaatttttgtttaatttttagatggtaattttcgccaataagatttttccacaaggtaatttaagtgaaggaatttattttgaaaattatTTTAGTATCGAGATTACGATTTGGGCCTCATGATTTAAGTGCGGGCCAGAGTTCCTCGTTTTGGGCCTAGGATGAAGTCAAGAATTAATTAAGTAAGTTTCAGACGAAAAGCGAATGAAAGAAAAGTCCCGAGCCCAAAACCCGAAAAAAATTAGCTAGGAGAGTTTCGTAATTCGTCGCAAGGGCAAAATTGGTATTTCACGTACACAAGTATAAATAGAAAACTTGGAAACCCTAAAAACCAAAACTCTCATTTCTCTCCCTCACTCTCGGCCgcgttctctctctccccgacttcTCCTTCTCGCACACTCTCccttcttccctctgcaaccaccggaaaACACCggttccggccaccacctcctgGCATCGCCTCCACCCTTCGAACCAGCATCCAAATCCGACCCAAGCCCGAGCCTCATCACCCACCTGCACTGCCTCCGGCCCCCAAACCGCGACACCACTGCTTTCCTTAATCCTCCGATTTCCAGTCGCCGATTCACGCCACCAATGCCAGAAATTGAAGCACCAAACCCTAGAGAGCAAAACCCGAACCATAGCCTCAAACTCCGACCACCGAAAAATGCCATGCAAGCTCGCCGGAACTCGAGGTTCTGCATGTCTCCATTCTCCGATCTCCAGCTCGAATCGAGCTTCAACACTTCCATAAACGGAGTCAGAGCTACACTATCCTTCGAAACCCCTAATCCAGACCTTTGACTCCAACCAGAGCCGCCGCACACCGCCGTAGCTCCGCCGTGTACATCGCCGATATATCCAATCTTTCTGGTAAGCCAACCTGAGGCCCCCTTTCCTTGTCCCATTGAGTTTCCAATTTCGAAATAATGGGTCTCTGATGCTTTGTTCTTCGATTGGGGATATTTGAACATTGGGTACGGAGGAGACGGAGAAGTACAGATTAGAAGGAAAGGCTACTGGTCTTGAGTTCGAATGTGTTCTTAAAGGAATGATGAAGAGATGATGGCGACTGCAAGATGCAGCACGTAGTGAAGGATGTGGTCTCGGCAGAATGGGTAAGGAACACAGGCTTTCGAATTTTGAATTTGACTGTTGTTGGGACATTGAGGTTAATTAATTAAGGATGTTGTTTTATGGAGGAAATGAGGTCTGCGGAACTGCAAGCTTTCGGAGAAGGGAAGTGCTGGGTCAGTTCCATTTGTATTGAGGAATTGGTAAGAAACTCGAGACTTTGTTTTGGATATGGattgattgagaatggattatTGATCCTATTTTTGCGTACGTACTAGGGAATCTGAATGGATTGATGGTGGTGGAAAAAGCAGCTGGCTTGAATCGAATCCAtgtttggaaaagaagaaatggtaAGGGTCTGGGTTTTGAATCTATTGTTGGTGAAACTGTGGTGGTTGTAATCTGTTGTTTGTAGCCTCATGAATGGGAAAGTGTTAAAATGGTGATATGGATATGTTGTTGAGTGGATTGGAATTGATAGGAAATTGTCCTTGTTGATTTAATTATGAAAGCGGTGATTTGGCTAATTGCAtgagaaaaattataaataagaaTGGACCGGTTTTGGATAAGTGAATTAATATGTGGAATGTTCAATTTAAGGTCCGTGAATAGAAATATTCCAAACCTACCATATCCCGGAATTATCGTATAATGAAATTATTCGGGAATGGTGGTTGCTATTTAATAGCTTAGGGTTTAAAGGCTAAATAAAATGAGGTCAAACCGGTTGACCGAAATTTTAGTATGGgaagaagtgtgatcaccatatcccgaatgagcttACTATGTTAAatgaattgttcgggaatggaaattgccatttgttttcttaaggtaaaaagggtaaagaaatgaaggtgaaagtgctaagtataatcaccatatcctaaatgattcaaatgctatatcatttggatttggattgtttgggaatggataatagaatttatcaactaaaggaaaattctataaacacaagttctagatcatttttcgattaaaggataatccgatggactataaggaaattaagtaaatgttttggttgctcggttagttgagttataataaagtcaagttacttattggtttaattttattataaaggacccgagcgtgtgcacttggatttggataaaggatcgaaagtcgggaacgaacccgaatgtgggcaagcactccaattccaggtagggtgagctgtcccttccttgttagagacTTTTCAGTATATGCGGAATGCtatactaagatagtatgttgcctgttaagaacgtttttggttgttcatcagtcgatgcctcgtgatacatgtgttttcagagctgataattgttgattgcgaaaaccgaggctagacttgcatgttgagatactgtacctttgtatgtttgtgacctgaaagtgaatgggacctagacgcgttgattcctagggatcccacggtgtcgataaccgtgaacctccggagggggctgtgctcctatgtttgtcggggaaaggtaaatacggacagtgaaccagtcataggagactcagagccaggaaatggacactttcgctacttgtagtcacaaagactacagagtagttggctggttctcgtactcaggacgaaccaggtcggtcactgatttatattattttagccggcaggtaagtatctcggagctccaagtgtgtgaagcatactgcacatgttttatgaaagaaaacaaatgtttgtggttgccacttttcttaaagcatttttcgataaacgtgcacaatattatgtagtaaatattttcaagtatattatttttcaaacctagcatggttgggtcggcccctactgggcatgcgaggacgaaagctcacccctactatagtgtgcaggtttcgagcatgtggtcgggaagcgtacaggggaggcacatgacacggcttggcgcatttctctttagttttatcaaaagaaggttttggtccttaatcggattttgtagtagcttgtttatttactttttatttatttcctactcgtttacaaaaattccgggagacccgtaaccctggggcgcgtctcccatacttgtcgttacttagagatcagttttattttccaaattgggctccgattgcaagcccaaaactcttagcccatttcgaattccgcttttgaaaatgtgttgttaggttgctagaatgatttgtccaagaaagtgttttgtaaaccaacaacctaaactcaaaaggccttgcggtttcgggttgatgagctatcgagatgccattcgtgacatgtcgattcctcattggctcggagtcgcggcgctgtgggacccccctctcgggtcaccacagcaTTGCCATTTCCAAGTCTTTCATTTGTCGAACAATTGAGGCCGGGACGAGACAAATATCTCCTATAGGATCATAAACAACATTCAAAGGTAAAAAGTAACAATATCTCCTTAGTGTCTATGTTCAACATcatttaaagacagaaaaaatGTAGTTA encodes the following:
- the LOC133743984 gene encoding uncharacterized protein LOC133743984 gives rise to the protein MRIERPPLPLACNDVVNLLSIILIPESNFVDTRDGPESPKSPIAKSPSQNSLRNASLSCCQKENVCCVPGWKVPEQNTRENEEQSGYLLKTQFAKYAEEMLFGLSSPLLTFLPSAGSLAEEDVKMASCADEIYIYLSLPSGAAI